In Burkholderia contaminans, the following proteins share a genomic window:
- a CDS encoding extracellular solute-binding protein encodes MTKGSPRAAAARVRRAVRTAGCAAAVFVLQAVLAASAAHAAYAIAQYGEPKYPPGFKHFDYVNPDAPKGGTLVLANPNRLTSFDKFNPFTMRGNPAPGIDMLFESLATGSSDEPASAYGLLADDIDVAPDRRSVTFHLNPRARFSNGDRVTADDVKFSFDTLKSKQAAPQFGAYFAEIAKAVVVDPATVRFEFRSANRELPLIAGGVPVFSRKWGLRADGSRIPFDQLAFEQPIGSGPYLIDHYDNGRTITYRRNPAYWGADLPVRVGTNNFERIVYKLYGDGVARLEAFKAGEYDVLVEYIARNWTRRDVGKRFDSGELVKREFRQHNGAGMQGFFMNLRRPLFHDVRVRQALDLAFDFEWLNRQLFYSAYTRMNSYFADTDLQATGTPGPGELKLLEPLRAQLDPAVFGPVVTQPNTNPPGSLRANLLKARALLAQAGWTYRDGALRNAKGEPFTFEILDDSGASMEGIVAAYQRNLAKLGIDARFRTADYALLQKRLDAFDYDMTTIRLPGVQVPGAEQYSRYASKFADEPGSDNFIGLKSPAVDALLHALGTAQTREDLLDATHALDRVLMHGYYAVPQWYSTTHRVAYKRTLAYPQTLPLYYSAEGWVVSTWWAKPDH; translated from the coding sequence ATGACGAAGGGTTCGCCCCGGGCCGCCGCCGCGCGCGTCCGCCGTGCGGTACGAACTGCCGGCTGCGCGGCTGCGGTGTTCGTGCTGCAAGCGGTGCTGGCCGCGAGCGCTGCGCACGCGGCCTACGCCATTGCGCAGTACGGCGAGCCGAAGTATCCGCCGGGCTTCAAGCATTTCGACTACGTCAACCCCGACGCGCCGAAGGGCGGCACGCTGGTGCTCGCGAACCCGAACCGGCTGACGTCGTTCGACAAGTTCAACCCGTTCACGATGCGCGGCAACCCCGCGCCGGGCATCGACATGCTGTTCGAGAGCCTCGCGACCGGCAGCTCCGACGAGCCGGCGTCCGCGTACGGGCTGCTCGCCGACGACATCGACGTCGCGCCGGACCGCCGCTCGGTCACGTTCCACCTGAATCCGCGCGCGCGCTTCTCGAACGGCGACCGCGTCACCGCCGACGACGTCAAGTTCTCGTTCGACACGCTGAAGAGCAAGCAGGCCGCGCCGCAGTTCGGCGCGTATTTCGCGGAGATCGCGAAGGCCGTGGTCGTCGATCCGGCCACGGTGCGCTTCGAGTTCCGCAGCGCGAACCGCGAACTGCCGCTGATCGCCGGCGGCGTGCCGGTGTTTTCGCGCAAGTGGGGATTGCGCGCGGACGGCTCGCGCATCCCGTTCGACCAGCTCGCGTTCGAGCAGCCGATCGGCAGCGGCCCGTACCTGATCGACCATTACGACAACGGCCGGACGATCACTTACCGGCGCAACCCGGCGTACTGGGGCGCCGACCTGCCGGTGCGGGTGGGCACCAACAACTTCGAGCGGATCGTCTACAAGCTGTATGGCGACGGCGTCGCGCGGCTCGAGGCGTTCAAGGCCGGCGAATACGACGTGCTCGTCGAGTACATCGCGCGCAACTGGACGCGCCGCGACGTCGGCAAGCGCTTCGACAGCGGCGAGCTCGTCAAGCGTGAATTCCGCCAGCATAACGGCGCCGGCATGCAGGGCTTCTTCATGAACCTGCGCCGGCCGCTGTTCCACGACGTGCGCGTGCGCCAGGCGCTCGACCTCGCGTTCGACTTCGAATGGCTGAACCGCCAGCTGTTCTACAGCGCCTACACGCGTATGAACAGCTACTTCGCCGACACCGACCTGCAGGCGACCGGCACGCCCGGCCCCGGCGAGCTGAAGCTGCTGGAGCCGCTGCGCGCGCAGCTCGACCCGGCCGTGTTCGGCCCGGTGGTCACGCAGCCGAACACGAATCCGCCGGGTTCGCTGCGCGCGAACCTGCTGAAGGCGCGTGCGCTGCTCGCGCAGGCCGGCTGGACCTATCGAGACGGCGCGTTGCGCAACGCGAAGGGCGAGCCGTTCACGTTCGAGATCCTCGACGATTCCGGCGCGTCGATGGAAGGGATCGTGGCGGCGTACCAGCGCAATCTGGCGAAGCTCGGCATCGACGCACGTTTTCGCACGGCCGATTACGCGCTCCTGCAAAAGCGCCTCGATGCGTTCGACTACGACATGACGACGATCCGCCTGCCGGGCGTGCAGGTGCCGGGTGCCGAGCAGTACTCGCGCTACGCGAGCAAGTTCGCCGACGAGCCGGGCTCCGACAACTTCATCGGGCTGAAGTCGCCGGCCGTCGATGCGCTGCTGCACGCGCTCGGCACCGCACAGACACGCGAAGACCTGCTCGACGCGACGCACGCGCTCGACCGTGTGCTGATGCACGGCTACTACGCGGTCCCGCAGTGGTACAGCACGACGCACCGGGTCGCGTACAAGCGCACGCTCGCCTATCCGCAGACGCTGCCGCTGTACTATTCGGCCGAGGGCTGGGTCGTGTCGACCTGGTGGGCGAAGCCCGATCACTGA
- a CDS encoding C40 family peptidase, protein MQHRSLTQACARTVAGLFIGALFAAAPGAFADEVSSFNQNVTNSTQNASNSSLQQTSAQPSSSGGAKSFLAGMAGKAGDVVVGALNMIGVRYRWGGNSPDSGLDCSGFVRYVFQDTLGMSLPRRAEEMSRVGEKVSMSNLKPGDLVFFNTMRRTFSHVGIYIGDNKFVHSPSTGSTIRVDDLDSGYWEKRFTGARRLESEFPMKPEDLRQRVRATIGDDSANGNN, encoded by the coding sequence ATGCAGCATCGATCCCTGACCCAGGCATGCGCGCGCACCGTCGCCGGGCTGTTCATCGGCGCCCTGTTCGCAGCAGCACCCGGCGCGTTCGCCGACGAAGTCAGCAGTTTTAACCAGAATGTCACGAATTCGACTCAGAACGCGTCGAATTCCTCCCTCCAGCAGACCAGCGCCCAGCCGTCGTCGAGCGGCGGCGCGAAGTCGTTCCTTGCGGGCATGGCCGGCAAGGCGGGCGACGTGGTCGTCGGCGCGCTGAACATGATCGGCGTGCGTTATCGCTGGGGCGGCAACTCGCCGGATTCGGGCCTCGACTGCAGCGGCTTCGTGCGCTACGTGTTCCAGGACACGCTCGGCATGTCGCTGCCGCGTCGCGCGGAAGAGATGAGTCGCGTCGGCGAGAAGGTGAGCATGAGCAACCTCAAGCCGGGCGACCTCGTGTTCTTCAACACGATGCGCCGTACGTTCTCGCACGTCGGCATCTACATCGGCGACAACAAGTTCGTGCACTCGCCGTCGACGGGCAGCACCATCCGCGTCGACGATCTCGATAGCGGCTACTGGGAAAAGCGTTTCACCGGCGCGCGCCGGCTCGAATCGGAGTTCCCGATGAAGCCGGAAGACCTGCGTCAGCGCGTGCGCGCGACGATCGGCGACGATTCGGCGAACGGCAACAACTGA
- a CDS encoding ABC transporter ATP-binding protein, protein MSEPVVSTQREPLLALEHLHVRFGDTVAVDDVTLAIGRGERVALVGESGSGKSVTALSILRLLRDADVSGTIRFAGQDLMAKSEREMRGLRGSDIAMIFQEPMTALNPLYTIGVQIGETIVLHDGVSAVEARKRAIALLARTGIAEPEKRVDSYPHQLSGGQRQRAMIAMALACRPRLLLADEPTTALDVTIRAQIVDLLLELQREEAEKRGMAILLITHDLNLVRHFADRVAVMEHGRLVESGPVERIFAEPEHPYTQRLLNSRPQRAVTPVMPIAPVVLDAQHVSVQFARKRPGIAGWFGSVPVTAVADVSVSVRQGETLGIVGESGSGKSTLAMALLGLQKTAGGTIEFQGRALSTYRGREQTALRSNMQVVFQDPFSSLSPRHTIERIVGEGLELHRPDMTPDARREKSLAVLREVGLDRTVLHRYPHEFSGGQRQRIAIARALVLEPRILILDEPTSALDVSIQQQVLKLLANLQQKYNLGYVFISHDLEVIGAMAHRVAVMQDGAVVESGEVADIFTRPSHPYTQKLLKAVWKA, encoded by the coding sequence ATGAGCGAACCGGTCGTATCGACGCAGCGCGAGCCGCTGCTGGCGCTCGAGCATCTGCATGTGCGCTTCGGCGACACGGTCGCGGTGGACGACGTGACGCTCGCGATCGGCCGCGGCGAGCGCGTCGCGCTGGTCGGCGAGTCGGGGTCGGGCAAGAGCGTGACCGCGCTGTCGATCCTGCGGCTGCTGCGGGACGCCGACGTGAGCGGCACGATCCGTTTCGCGGGGCAGGACCTGATGGCCAAGAGCGAGCGCGAGATGCGCGGGCTGCGCGGCTCGGACATCGCGATGATCTTCCAGGAGCCGATGACCGCGCTCAACCCGCTGTATACGATCGGCGTGCAGATCGGCGAGACGATCGTGCTGCACGACGGCGTCTCGGCGGTCGAGGCGCGCAAGCGCGCGATCGCGTTGCTTGCACGCACGGGCATCGCCGAGCCGGAGAAGCGCGTCGACAGCTATCCGCACCAGTTGTCGGGCGGCCAGCGCCAGCGCGCGATGATCGCGATGGCGCTCGCCTGCCGGCCGCGCCTGTTGCTGGCCGACGAGCCGACCACCGCGCTCGACGTGACGATCCGCGCGCAGATCGTCGATCTGCTGCTGGAACTGCAGCGCGAGGAAGCGGAAAAGCGCGGGATGGCGATCCTGCTGATCACGCACGACCTGAATCTCGTGCGGCACTTCGCGGATCGCGTCGCGGTGATGGAGCACGGCCGGCTCGTCGAGAGCGGGCCCGTCGAGCGAATCTTCGCGGAACCCGAGCACCCGTACACGCAGCGGCTCCTGAACAGCCGGCCGCAACGCGCGGTCACCCCGGTGATGCCGATCGCGCCCGTCGTGCTCGACGCGCAGCACGTGAGCGTGCAGTTCGCGCGCAAGCGGCCGGGCATCGCGGGCTGGTTCGGCTCGGTGCCGGTGACGGCCGTCGCGGACGTGTCGGTGTCGGTGCGGCAGGGCGAAACGCTCGGCATCGTCGGCGAATCGGGATCGGGGAAGTCGACGCTCGCGATGGCGCTGCTCGGCCTGCAGAAGACGGCCGGCGGCACGATCGAATTCCAGGGCCGCGCGCTGTCGACCTATCGCGGCCGCGAACAGACCGCGCTGCGCTCGAACATGCAGGTCGTCTTTCAGGATCCGTTCAGTTCGCTTTCGCCGCGTCACACGATCGAGCGGATCGTCGGCGAGGGGCTCGAGCTGCATCGCCCGGACATGACACCCGATGCGCGGCGCGAGAAGTCGCTCGCGGTGCTGCGCGAAGTCGGCCTCGACCGCACGGTGCTGCACCGCTATCCACATGAATTCTCGGGCGGGCAGCGGCAGCGGATCGCGATTGCGCGCGCGCTGGTGCTGGAGCCGCGCATCCTGATCCTCGATGAACCGACGTCCGCGCTCGACGTGTCGATCCAGCAGCAGGTGCTGAAACTGCTCGCGAATTTGCAACAGAAATACAACCTCGGCTATGTCTTCATCAGCCATGACCTGGAGGTGATCGGGGCGATGGCGCACCGCGTCGCGGTGATGCAGGACGGGGCCGTCGTCGAGTCGGGGGAGGTGGCCGACATCTTCACCAGACCGTCACATCCTTACACACAAAAGCTGTTGAAAGCGGTCTGGAAAGCGTGA
- a CDS encoding efflux RND transporter permease subunit yields MLKLVRLALARPYTFIVLALLILIAGPLAALRTPTDIFPDIRIPVISVVWNYAGLQPADMAGRIVTYYERTLGTTVNDVAHIESQSFRSFGIVKIFFQPSVDIRTATAQVTSISQTVLKQMPPGTTPPQILNYNASTVPVLQLALTSDTLNEQQLGDYATNVIRPQLLSVAGVAIPSPYGGKVRQVQIDLDPQALQAKGLSAQDVATALAQQNQIIPAGTQKIGGFEYNIRLNDSPLTIDQINALPIRSVNGAVIFMRDVAHVRDGYPPQGNIVRVDGRRAVLMSVLKSGSASTLDIIAGVKAQLPRIEATLPPSLRLVVMGDQSVFVKGAVSGVAREGLIAAALTSAMILLFLGSWRSTLIIAASIPLAVLAAIAALAAAGETLNVMTLGGLALAVGILVDDATVTIENVNWHLEQGKAVRDAILDGASQIVAPAFVSLLCICIVFVPMLLLDGVARFLFVPMAEAVIFAMIASFVLSRTFVPMMARYLLKPHAPHPAAALAPHGAPFPPPRARNPLVAFQQGFERRFAALRAGYRVVLGLALVHRARFVALFLAAVALSFVLVPWLGRNFFPSVDAGEIAIHVRAPIGTRIEETAALFDHVEQTVRGIVPPHAIASIVDNMGLPNSGINLTYSNSGTIGPQDGDILVSLTGDHAPTADYVKQLRTVLPRTFPGVTFSFLPADIVSQILNFGAPAPIDVQVTGPDLAGNRAYATDLLRRIRSVPGVADARVQQASTYPQFTVSVDRTRAAQLGITEQDVTNAVVASLSGTSQVSPTYWLDPHNGVSYPIVAQTPQYRMTSLSDLRALPVTGRSGAPQLLGGLATIVRGQTDAVVSHYDIAPLYDIFATTQDRDLGAVSADIERVLHASAAGLPKGSRVTVRGQVQTMNGAFGGLLAGLAGAVLLIYLLIVVNFHSWRDAFVIVSGLPAALAGIVWMLFVTRTPLSVPALTGAILCMGVATANSILVVTFARERLAHTADAAVAALEAGFTRFRPVMMTALAMIIGMAPMALGLGDGGEQNAPLGRAVIGGLLCATVATLVFVPVVFSLVHRRDRAPRSESLPLTPGEQHVH; encoded by the coding sequence ATGCTGAAACTCGTCCGACTCGCGCTTGCGCGCCCCTATACGTTCATCGTCCTCGCGCTGCTGATCCTGATCGCGGGGCCGCTCGCGGCGCTGCGCACACCGACCGACATCTTCCCCGACATCCGGATTCCGGTCATCAGCGTGGTGTGGAACTACGCGGGCCTGCAGCCGGCCGACATGGCCGGACGCATCGTCACCTACTACGAGCGCACGCTCGGCACGACGGTCAACGACGTTGCGCACATCGAGTCGCAGTCGTTCCGCAGCTTCGGGATCGTCAAGATCTTCTTCCAGCCGAGCGTCGACATTCGCACCGCGACCGCGCAGGTCACGTCGATCTCGCAGACGGTGCTCAAGCAGATGCCGCCGGGCACCACGCCGCCGCAGATCCTCAACTACAACGCATCGACCGTGCCCGTGCTGCAGCTGGCGCTGACGAGCGACACGCTGAACGAACAGCAGCTCGGCGACTATGCGACCAACGTGATCCGGCCTCAGCTGCTGTCCGTCGCGGGGGTCGCGATTCCGTCGCCGTACGGCGGCAAGGTACGCCAGGTGCAGATCGACCTCGATCCGCAGGCGCTGCAGGCGAAGGGGCTGTCCGCGCAAGATGTCGCAACCGCGCTGGCGCAGCAGAACCAGATCATCCCGGCCGGCACGCAGAAGATCGGCGGCTTCGAATACAACATCCGGCTCAACGACAGCCCGCTGACCATCGACCAGATCAATGCGCTGCCGATCCGGAGCGTGAACGGCGCGGTGATCTTCATGCGCGACGTCGCGCACGTACGCGACGGTTATCCGCCGCAGGGCAACATCGTGCGCGTCGACGGCCGTCGCGCGGTGCTGATGAGCGTGCTCAAAAGCGGCTCGGCATCGACGCTCGACATCATCGCGGGCGTCAAGGCGCAATTGCCGCGCATCGAGGCGACCCTGCCGCCGTCGCTCCGGCTCGTCGTGATGGGCGACCAGTCCGTGTTCGTCAAGGGCGCCGTCAGCGGCGTGGCGCGCGAAGGCCTGATCGCCGCCGCGCTCACGTCCGCGATGATCCTGCTGTTTCTCGGCAGCTGGCGCTCGACGCTGATCATCGCCGCATCCATCCCGCTCGCGGTGCTGGCCGCGATCGCGGCGCTCGCCGCCGCGGGCGAGACGCTCAACGTGATGACCCTCGGCGGGCTCGCGCTCGCGGTCGGCATTCTCGTCGACGATGCCACCGTCACGATCGAGAACGTGAACTGGCACCTCGAACAGGGCAAGGCGGTACGCGATGCGATCCTGGACGGCGCGTCGCAGATCGTCGCGCCGGCCTTCGTGTCGCTGTTGTGCATCTGCATCGTGTTCGTGCCGATGCTGCTGCTCGACGGCGTGGCCCGCTTCCTGTTCGTGCCGATGGCCGAAGCCGTGATCTTCGCGATGATCGCGTCGTTCGTGCTGTCGCGCACGTTCGTGCCGATGATGGCCCGCTACCTGTTGAAACCGCATGCTCCGCATCCGGCGGCCGCGCTCGCGCCGCATGGCGCGCCGTTCCCGCCGCCACGCGCCCGCAATCCGCTCGTCGCCTTCCAGCAGGGGTTCGAACGCCGCTTCGCGGCATTGCGCGCCGGCTACCGGGTCGTGCTCGGTCTCGCACTCGTCCACCGTGCGCGCTTCGTCGCGCTGTTCCTCGCCGCGGTGGCCCTGTCGTTCGTGCTGGTGCCATGGCTCGGCCGCAATTTCTTCCCGTCGGTCGACGCGGGCGAAATCGCGATCCACGTGCGCGCACCGATCGGCACGCGCATCGAGGAAACGGCCGCGCTGTTCGACCACGTCGAGCAGACGGTGCGCGGCATCGTGCCGCCGCACGCGATCGCGAGCATCGTCGACAACATGGGACTGCCGAACAGCGGGATCAACCTCACGTACAGCAACAGCGGCACGATCGGCCCGCAGGACGGCGACATCCTCGTGTCGCTCACGGGCGATCACGCGCCGACGGCCGACTACGTCAAACAGTTGCGTACGGTGCTGCCGCGCACGTTTCCCGGCGTGACGTTCTCGTTCCTGCCCGCCGACATCGTGAGCCAGATCCTCAACTTCGGCGCGCCCGCGCCGATCGACGTACAGGTGACCGGCCCCGACCTTGCCGGCAACCGCGCCTATGCCACCGATCTGCTGCGGCGCATCCGCAGCGTGCCGGGGGTTGCCGACGCACGCGTGCAGCAGGCGTCGACCTATCCGCAGTTCACGGTATCGGTCGACCGCACGCGTGCCGCGCAACTCGGCATCACCGAGCAGGACGTCACCAATGCCGTGGTCGCCAGCCTGTCGGGCACGAGCCAGGTGTCGCCCACCTACTGGCTCGATCCGCACAACGGCGTGTCGTATCCGATCGTCGCGCAGACGCCCCAGTACCGGATGACATCGCTGTCGGACCTGCGCGCGCTGCCCGTCACGGGCCGCTCGGGCGCGCCGCAACTGCTCGGCGGGCTCGCGACGATCGTGCGCGGACAGACCGACGCGGTCGTGTCGCACTACGACATCGCACCGCTGTACGACATCTTCGCGACGACGCAGGATCGCGATCTCGGTGCGGTCAGCGCCGACATCGAACGCGTGCTGCACGCGAGCGCGGCCGGCTTGCCCAAGGGGTCGCGCGTGACCGTGCGCGGCCAGGTACAGACGATGAACGGCGCATTCGGCGGGCTGCTCGCGGGCCTCGCCGGCGCGGTCCTGCTGATCTACCTGCTGATCGTCGTCAACTTCCATTCGTGGCGCGACGCATTCGTGATCGTGAGCGGCCTGCCCGCGGCACTCGCCGGCATCGTCTGGATGCTGTTCGTCACGCGCACGCCGCTGTCGGTGCCGGCCTTGACGGGCGCGATCCTGTGCATGGGGGTCGCGACCGCGAACAGCATCCTCGTCGTGACCTTCGCGCGCGAACGGCTCGCGCACACCGCCGACGCGGCCGTCGCCGCGCTCGAGGCCGGCTTCACGCGCTTTCGGCCCGTGATGATGACCGCGCTCGCGATGATCATCGGCATGGCGCCGATGGCCCTCGGTCTCGGCGACGGCGGGGAGCAGAACGCGCCGCTCGGCCGCGCGGTCATCGGCGGCCTGCTGTGCGCGACCGTCGCGACGCTCGTGTTCGTGCCCGTCGTGTTCAGCCTCGTCCACCGGCGCGATCGCGCGCCCCGTTCCGAATCCCTGCCCCTCACTCCGGGAGAACAGCATGTCCACTGA
- a CDS encoding ABC transporter permease yields MNRAVVSSRIDAARARVSPSPARRVWQRFRQQRLGYWSFVIFFVAFAVSVAAPLWSNDKPLVVHYDGQYYFPLFHAYPETTFGGDFPTPADYLDPYVRKRLEAPGNFVVYPPNRYYYDTLNYFSNVPNPAPPSRANWLGTDAQGRDLLARLVYGFRVSVEFGLILTVIGTLLGIAAGAVQGFFGGRIDIVGQRLIEIWSSLPELYLLIIFASIFEPSFLLLIVLLSLFGWIGLADYVRAEFLRNRTQDYVRAARAMGLTNWQIIWRHVLPNSLTPVITFLPFRMSGSILALTSLDFLGLGVPPPTPSLGELLAQGKGNLDAWWISLSTFGVLVATLLLLTFMGDALRNALDTRIADSVRAAGGQR; encoded by the coding sequence ATGAACCGGGCCGTCGTGTCTTCCCGCATCGACGCGGCGCGCGCCCGCGTGTCGCCGTCGCCCGCGCGCCGCGTATGGCAGCGCTTCCGGCAGCAGCGCCTCGGCTACTGGAGCTTCGTGATCTTTTTCGTGGCGTTCGCCGTGAGCGTCGCGGCGCCGCTGTGGTCGAACGACAAGCCGCTCGTTGTGCATTACGACGGCCAGTACTATTTCCCGCTGTTCCACGCGTATCCGGAGACGACCTTCGGCGGCGATTTCCCGACGCCGGCCGACTATCTCGATCCGTATGTACGCAAGCGGCTCGAGGCGCCCGGCAACTTCGTCGTCTACCCGCCGAACCGCTACTACTACGACACGCTGAACTACTTCTCGAACGTGCCGAACCCCGCGCCGCCGTCGCGCGCGAACTGGCTCGGCACCGACGCGCAGGGGCGCGACCTGCTCGCGCGGCTCGTGTACGGATTCCGCGTGTCGGTCGAGTTCGGGCTGATCCTGACCGTGATCGGCACGCTGCTCGGCATCGCCGCGGGCGCCGTGCAGGGCTTCTTCGGCGGGCGCATCGACATCGTCGGGCAGCGGCTGATCGAGATCTGGAGCTCGCTGCCGGAGCTGTACCTGCTGATCATCTTCGCGTCGATCTTCGAGCCGAGCTTCCTGCTGCTGATCGTGCTGCTGTCGCTGTTCGGCTGGATCGGGCTCGCCGACTACGTGCGCGCGGAATTCCTGCGCAACCGCACGCAGGACTACGTGCGCGCGGCGCGCGCGATGGGCCTCACGAACTGGCAGATCATCTGGCGCCACGTGCTGCCGAACAGTCTCACGCCGGTGATCACGTTCCTGCCGTTCCGGATGAGCGGCTCGATCCTCGCGCTCACGAGCCTCGATTTCCTCGGGCTCGGCGTGCCGCCGCCGACCCCGAGCCTCGGCGAGCTGCTCGCGCAGGGCAAGGGCAACCTCGACGCCTGGTGGATCTCGCTGTCGACCTTCGGCGTGCTGGTTGCGACGCTGCTGCTGCTGACCTTCATGGGCGATGCGCTGCGCAATGCACTCGACACGCGGATCGCCGATTCGGTGCGCGCGGCGGGAGGCCAGCGATGA
- a CDS encoding patatin-like phospholipase family protein: protein MSSPRLSRRHFTIAAASASLAACTSFGDKSRPGAAVPQEKPVKIGIALGGGAARGFSHIGVLKALEARGIPIEIVAGTSAGSVVGALYASGMSALQINKIALDMDQAAISDWALPFRSRGLLQGVALQNFLNKTLNNRPIEKMAKPLGVVATDLQNGQPILFQQGNTGLAVRASCSVPSVFEPVKIGNREYVDGGLVSPVPASYARKMGASFVIAVDISSRPDGAATNNPIEMLLQTFTIMGQTIKTYELDKYADVVIRPNLNAMGGSDFNQRNAAILAGEEAVARIMPELQRKLAAARGVAAA from the coding sequence ATGTCGTCCCCTCGCCTGTCGCGCCGCCACTTCACGATCGCCGCCGCATCCGCCAGCCTCGCCGCCTGCACGTCGTTCGGCGACAAATCCCGCCCCGGCGCCGCAGTGCCGCAGGAAAAGCCCGTGAAGATCGGCATCGCGCTCGGCGGTGGCGCCGCGCGCGGCTTCTCGCACATCGGCGTGCTGAAGGCGCTCGAGGCGCGCGGCATCCCGATCGAGATCGTCGCGGGCACGAGCGCGGGCTCGGTGGTCGGCGCACTCTATGCGTCGGGCATGAGCGCCCTTCAGATCAACAAGATCGCGCTCGACATGGACCAGGCTGCGATCAGCGACTGGGCGCTGCCGTTCCGCTCGCGCGGGCTGCTGCAAGGCGTCGCGCTGCAGAACTTCCTGAACAAGACGCTCAACAACCGGCCGATCGAGAAGATGGCGAAGCCGCTCGGCGTCGTCGCGACCGATCTGCAGAACGGCCAGCCGATCCTGTTCCAGCAAGGCAATACGGGGCTCGCGGTGCGCGCGTCGTGCAGCGTGCCGTCGGTGTTCGAGCCGGTGAAGATCGGCAACCGCGAGTATGTCGATGGCGGCCTCGTGAGCCCGGTGCCCGCGTCGTATGCGCGCAAGATGGGCGCGAGCTTCGTGATCGCGGTCGACATCTCGTCCCGGCCGGACGGCGCGGCCACCAACAACCCGATCGAGATGCTGCTGCAGACCTTCACGATCATGGGCCAGACGATCAAGACCTACGAGCTCGACAAGTATGCGGACGTCGTGATCCGCCCGAACCTCAACGCGATGGGCGGCAGCGACTTCAACCAGCGCAACGCGGCCATCCTCGCAGGCGAGGAAGCCGTCGCGCGCATCATGCCGGAACTGCAGCGCAAGCTCGCGGCGGCACGCGGCGTGGCTGCTGCGTAA
- a CDS encoding microcin C ABC transporter permease YejB has translation MWSYILKRLLLMIPTLIGVLTLTFAVIQFVPGGPVEQAVQELRKGATEQGAVPFGMRAHTGVDAQQLAQLKALYGFDKPPLERYWLMLKRFARFDLGDSYFRHQSVWSLVVQKMPVSISIGLWTFFLTYLISVPLGIAKAVRNGSPFDVATSLVVLVGYAIPGFVLGVLLLVLFGGGSFWQLFPLRGLTSDNFAQLSLVGKVLDYLWHIALPITASVVGSFAVVTMLTKNAFLDQIRRQYVLTARAKGLSERNVLWRHVFRNAMLPLIVGFPAAFIGAFFTGSLLIETLFSLDGLGLLSYESVVRRDYPVVLGTLYLFTLIGLATKLISDLCYVWVDPRIQFDTLER, from the coding sequence ATGTGGAGCTACATCCTCAAACGCCTGCTGCTGATGATTCCGACGCTCATCGGCGTGCTGACCCTCACGTTCGCGGTGATCCAGTTCGTGCCGGGCGGCCCGGTCGAACAAGCCGTGCAGGAATTGCGCAAGGGCGCGACGGAGCAGGGCGCCGTGCCGTTCGGGATGCGTGCGCACACCGGCGTCGACGCGCAGCAGCTCGCGCAGCTCAAGGCGCTGTACGGTTTCGACAAGCCGCCGCTCGAACGCTACTGGCTGATGCTCAAGCGCTTCGCGCGCTTCGATCTCGGCGACAGTTATTTCCGCCACCAGAGCGTGTGGTCGCTGGTCGTGCAGAAGATGCCCGTGTCGATCAGCATCGGGCTGTGGACGTTCTTCCTCACGTACCTGATCTCGGTGCCGCTCGGCATCGCGAAGGCCGTGCGCAACGGCTCGCCGTTCGACGTCGCGACGAGCCTCGTCGTGCTCGTCGGCTATGCGATTCCGGGCTTCGTGCTCGGCGTGCTGCTGCTCGTGCTGTTCGGCGGCGGCTCGTTCTGGCAGCTCTTTCCGCTGCGCGGCCTCACGTCGGACAACTTCGCGCAGCTGTCGCTCGTCGGCAAGGTGCTCGACTACCTGTGGCACATCGCACTGCCGATCACCGCATCGGTCGTCGGCAGCTTCGCGGTCGTCACGATGCTGACGAAGAACGCGTTCCTCGACCAGATCCGCCGGCAATACGTGCTGACTGCGCGCGCGAAGGGGCTCTCCGAGCGCAACGTGCTGTGGAGGCACGTGTTCCGCAATGCGATGCTGCCGCTGATCGTCGGCTTTCCGGCCGCGTTCATCGGCGCGTTCTTCACCGGCAGCCTGCTGATCGAGACGTTGTTCTCGCTCGACGGCCTCGGGCTGCTGTCGTACGAATCGGTCGTGCGGCGCGACTATCCGGTCGTCCTCGGCACGCTGTACCTGTTCACGCTGATCGGGCTCGCGACCAAGCTGATCTCCGATCTCTGCTATGTGTGGGTCGATCCGCGCATTCAATTCGACACCCTGGAGCGCTGA